The Argopecten irradians isolate NY chromosome 4, Ai_NY, whole genome shotgun sequence genome has a window encoding:
- the LOC138321046 gene encoding serine-rich adhesin for platelets-like — translation MENWATNTGAGSTVGADGAFERFLTAAIATIITIMFSWRLLVENVDENGEVNASYPTRQQLLALQQRASGGAPPDDPEPSGDQDGPQSPCRVPIPVGNQRSHLTSGHDVMECKYESQMHSSQLSSSVTQRCGPPMDEGDNEFRRVNTPGEEVNDPEGDDNPAWGYNNWEDDTYWNINTRRKPRDFMTSQVRSKSESSDQSYTAGSDSSDPEGGGPATASEGEDEQYVNREYRSIVDNDDYSNMMEDRNTDTSDTSESEEGEYEAPPMMDSDEDEEANYSNALEPIIEEDSDDMYTSDDETIDENEGKRDSSESADIDESDEGNIYDGTLPCDISYTRKDDDNKGVSDGRNYKYDTDEFRTGICRSAKDVYSPECVIETDGRDQSSPADIPVVPGADDTSTDHVDLFTSRREGPGPAIVNAIEGERSQAGDTEHCMNESRIPKPDINKYRGTDLDLNLPADNSSVPESPVRTCAVEDLFDGYVSDESCSSASVVTVVSLDVEDDEGDDINQNRSTNHCLLHSETQQQHSSGRLSDEEDNASDSNSEECFDGDGECVEKSDSVIHIPQLVESEWTEVETNNNSQPPLGLKKGVIDIALIEGDNGQKTSEFTYNDFITDIKVTSDEIVSPSAEVREAPNSTLIVDIVDTITETPVSRAEETTYRSDREDTDGNSSKLTDEEMFALSQLASIPEEAEDHEGNGDEADEDTESDGKPIESIDITPIEAASLSQLESVYTNIPEKCSVNIISYQNVDDDDEEEEFTSSSVAEKSDDAVPRFQNISTTVQDYVNSSDDDVEPREYNPYEDDFAEFEFHQDSDEDSFFLVMGDQSHLRKLDTVTNLDALGLNAASDGYDVQPSEDGKSVVFSKTEEVYTDHHVRYFTEDRVQDTPEVRINSTIEEQDEDAPNEHENDTTNIPNGDMDVACVVNGVNGDKANVSEEDLSDPIQGTIDRPACNSSGNLITDNDQGNNSHYNKGSKHELLFEHGQLEQLRDMSTSLENTRDTSDNDRTSDSHSDLSSADMTGSGDIRMRSLQEYVIEQSSRESLNEALHIDEELDSGIQCNSFSPNQSGLSPDNRQLNELANVNFRDTESQNADDSCEDVSNVELFINESDLNIDKTERDQETSMSNLVTNRQKETVIDDIPSSNYQKESCIDGIPSNRKKETCIDDIPSTSVQKETCIDDIPSTNIHKETCIDDIPLTNVQKETCIDDIPSTNVHRETCIDDIPSTNIQNKFDDIPSTNVHKETRIDDIPSTNIQNKFDDIPPSTNVHKETFIDDIPSTNIQNKFDDIPSTNIQKETFIDDISSSSNVQKETCIDDIPSTRVHKETCVDDIPSTNRQKETCIDDIPSINRQKETCIHDIPSNHRKETCIDNVPSSYHKKEIDGIVNKTPKETILDNALPSLPTNKHGDVSLTQASDSPQQNFDGEIFRSQTSAKRETAIDDPVVAEFLTSSTIDDLESAIAPCIEQYTKSVNSPTKLKPEVESVPSLAENITDPNTASKNQNIRDVPKFGWVVRTSVVNPSGLKGIKAKISKQQERSRMRISEQYKSVLTEPIVINASPPVIRTPEQKPLPIIRQKIISSRHRFLSADNLTDTVSAQFDHFKSSVSKTQPKQRIYTRRDTTPAQKTRRILSFERVDTVGSSLRHNSSDDSFERPPLDKLHKDCIFSAHKHKEILDTAESIDKLHEPLLSYGSVSSLVETDIDSGETFETFYLHETDVDMFGFQHIPLQRTASMSDMMTSKNQEEQKTRKGRFADRNMPKSKSLMTLETNIDEEVEGDGSLKRVPSIHELRVAKSLQKLNVPDWYKKSSVSRSGSTYSLFSSDRRDSTSTLDSIGYAMSTTSCPCPSISPTSGAVVIKTRVTPSSANRFLRAPKLPVTPEKSPLPPMNFRLPSDKLRNKDKSKELMPIPVVPFSQLRLMFETGKKKTSPVKKTPSLKTEKVETVSPLPSPDVPDHPASSPVTSSPPPPILKVTSPDQLPTNGTTTNGREEESRVKNGRVRISEPEVTNIKPVPPEKPASLSKKESSQEKSSSPAKKGFFSHFKKQKSSSTKSAPASPPAEPEKLKPSIKPPVPAKPVKSRKDEVNSSSVETTV, via the exons ATGGAGAACTGGGCTACTAACACCGGTGCGGGGTCCACAGTGGGGGCTGACGGAGCTTTCGAGAGATTCCTCACCGCTGCCATCGccaccatcatcaccataaTGTTCTCATGGAGACTTTTAGTAGAAAACGTCGATGAAAATGGCGAAGTAAACGCCTCCTACCCAACTCGTCAACAGTTGCTGGCATTGCAGCAGCGTGCATCAGGTGGGGCCCCGCCGGATGACCCGGAACCGTCAGGTGACCAAGACGGACCCCAGAGCCCCTGTCGAGTACCCATACCTGTTGGTAATCAAAGATCACATCTGACCTCGGGTCACGATGTAATGGAATGTAAATACGAAAGTCAAATGCATTCGTCACAGTTATCATCTAGTGTAACCCAACGGTGTGGACCCCCAATGGACGAAGGTGATAATGAATTTAGAAGAGTTAACACCCCCGGGGAGGAGGTGAATGATCCCGAGGGTGACGACAACCCAGCCTGGGGGTACAATAATTGGGAGGATGATACATATTGGAATATAAACACAAGGAGAAAACCAAGAGACTTTATGACATCCCAGGTGAGAAGTAAATCTGAGTCCTCGGACCAGAGTTACACGGCGGGATCGGATAGCAGTGACCCCGAGGGAGGGGGCCCCGCTACGGCGTCCGAGGGGGAGGATGAACAGTATGTGAATCGAGAGTACCGCAGTATTGTTGATAATGACGATTATAGTAACATGATGGAGGATAGGAATACTGATACGAGTGATACGAGTGAAAGTGAGGAGGGGGAGTATGAAGCCCCTCCCATGATGGATTCCGACGAAGACGAGGAGGCAAATTATTCCAATGCGTTAGAGCCTATTATAGAGGAGGATTCAGATGACATGTACACCAGTGATGATGAAACGATAGACGAAAACGAAGGTAAGAGAGACAGCAGTGAAAGTGCTGATATAGATGAATCTGACGAGGGGAATATATATGATGGGACATTACCATGTGACATTTCATACACTAGAAAAGATGATGATAATAAAGGTGTTAGCGATGGACGTAATTATAAATACGATACGGATGAATTTCGGACAGGTATATGTAGGTCTGCGAAGGATGTATACTCACCTGAGTGTGTCATAGAAACGGACGGTCGTGATCAATCATCTCCCGCGGATATACCTGTCGTACCTGGAGCAGACGACACTAGCACAGACCACGTGGATTTGTTTACATCTCGGCGTGAAGGCCCCGGGCCCGCTATTGTTAATGCGATTGAAGGGGAGAGGTCACAGGCTGGTGACACCGAACATTGTATGAATGAAAGCCGCATTCCAAAGCCTGACATTAATAAATATCGCGGCACAGATTTAGATTTAAACCTACCAGCAGACAACAGTAGTGTACCTGAATCGCCCGTACGCACGTGTGCAGTGGAGGATTTGTTTGACGGGTACGTGTCAGACGAGTCCTGTAGTAGCGCTTCTGTTGTGACTGTTGTTAGTTTAGATGTTGAGGACGACGAGGGCGACGACATAAATCAAAATAGATCGACAAATCATTGTCTACTTCACAGCGAGACACAGCAACAACATTCGAGTGGCAGGTTAAGTGACGAAGAGGACAATGCATCAGACTCCAATTCCGAGGAATGTTTTGACGGAGACGGGGAATGTGTGGAAAAAAGTGATTCGGTGATACACATACCGCAGTTAGTGGAGTCAGAATGGACAGAAGTCGAGACAAATAACAATAGTCAGCCGCCTTTAGGATTAAAGAAAGGTGTAATTGATATCGCCCTCATTGAGGGGGACAATGGGCAAAAAACTTCAGAATTCACTTACAATGATTTTATTACCGACATAAAGGTAACAAGTGATGAAATTGTATCGCCTTCTGCTGAGGTGCGCGAGGCACCAAACTCGACACTAATTGTAGACATTGTGGACACTATCACAGAAACACCTGTTTCACGAGCAGAGGAAACCACGTACCGCAGCGATAGGGAGGATACGGACGGCAATTCTAGTAAACTCACTGACGAAGAAATGTTCGCTCTGTCCCAACTTGCCAGCATCCCCGAGGAAGCTGAGGATCATGAAGGGAATGGAGACGAGGCTGATGAGGATACTGAATCGGATGGGAAGCCAATTGAGTCAATCGACATCACCCCGATAGAAGCAGCTTCCTTGAGTCAGCTTGAAAGTGTTTACACTAACATTCCAGAGAAGTGTAGCGTAAACATCATCAGTTACcaaaatgttgatgatgacGACGAGGAGGAGGAGTTTACTAGCTCATCTGTCGCAGAGAAAAGTGATGACGCTGTTCCgcgttttcaaaatatttcaacaacGGTACAGGACTACGTCAATAGTTCCGACGATGACGTAGAACCTCGGGAGTACAATCCGTATGAGGACGATTTTGCAGAGTTTGAATTCCACCAGGATTCAGATGAAGATTCATTCTTTCTCGTGATGGGTGACCAAAGTCACCTTCGGAAGTTGGACACGGTGACCAACTTGGACGCCCTTGGTCTGAACGCCGCTTCAGACGGTTACGACGTTCAACCAAGCGAAGACGGTAAATCTGTTGTGTTCTCAAAAACTGAGGAAGTgtataccgaccaccatgttagATACTTCACAGAGGACAGGGTGCAGGACACACCGGAAGTCCGCATCAATAGCACGATAGAGGAACAGGACGAAGATGCTCCGAATGAACACGAGAACGATACCACAAATATTCCGAACGGTGATATGGATGTGGCTTGTGTTGTGAATGGAGTAAACGGTGATAAAGCAAATGTATCCGAGGAGGACTTATCGGACCCAATCCAGGGTACAATTGATCGGCCGGCGTGCAATAGCTCGGGAAATCTGATAACAGACAATGACCAGGGAAACAATTCCCATTACAACAAAGGTTCAAAACATGAGTTATTATTTGAACATGGCCAACTCGAGCAGTTACGAGATATGAGCACGAGTTTAGAAAATACGCGCGATACGTCGGACAATGATCGCACGAGTGACTCGCACTCTGATCTCAGCTCAGCTGATATGACAGGAAGTGGTGATATACGCATGCGTAGTCTGCAAGAGTACGTGATAGAACAAAGTTCTCGAGAGAGCTTAAATGAAGCCTTGCATATTGACGAGGAACTGGATTCTGGGATACAGTGCAATAGTTTTTCCCCAAATCAAAGTGGATTGTCTCCGGATAATAGACAGCTAAACGAATTAGCTAATGTCAATTTCCGTGATACAGAATCTCAGAACGCAGATGATAGCTGTGAAGATGTTTCAAACGTTGAATTATTTATCAATGAGAGCGATTTGAATATTGACAAAACAGAACGTGATCAAGAAACATCTATGTCTAATTTAGTGACAAATCGTCAAAAAGAAACTGTTATTGACGATATTCCAtcatcaaattatcaaaaagaATCTTGTATCGACGGCATTCCATCAAACCGTAAAAAGGAAACTTGTATCGACGATATTCCATCAACAAGCGTTCAAAAAGAAACTTGTATCGACGATATTCCGTCAACAAACATTCATAAGGAAACTTGTATCGACGATATTCCATTAACAAACGTTCAAAAAGAAACTTGTATCGACGATATTCCATCAACAAACGTTCATAGGGAAACTTGTATCGACGATATTCCATCAACAAACATTCAAAACAAGTTTGACGATATTCCATCAACAAACGTTCATAAGGAAACTCGTATCGACGATATTCCATCAACAAACATTCAAAACAAGTTTGACGATATTCCACCATCAACAAACGTTCATAAGGAAACTTTTATCGACGATATTCCTTCAACAAACATTCAAAACAAGTTTGACGATATTCCATCAACAAACATtcaaaaagaaacttttatcgacgatatatcatcatcatcaaacgTTCAAAAGGAAACTTGTATCGACGATATTCCATCAACAAGAGTTCATAAGGAAACATGTGTAGACGATATTCCATCAACAAATCGCCAAAAGGAAACATGTATAGACGATATTCCATCAATAAATCGCCAAAAGGAAACATGTATCCACGATATTCCATCAAATCATCGAAAAGAAACGTGTATAGACAATGTCCCATCATCATATCATAAAAAAGAAATCGATGGCATCGTGAATAAAACGCCAAAGGAAACTATTTTAGACAACGCATTGCCTTCGTTGCCAACAAATAAACATGGCGATGTTTCATTAACACAAGCCAGCGATTCTCCGCAACAGAATTTCGATGGTGAAATTTTTAGATCGCAAACAAGTGCAAAACGTGAAACAGCTATCGATGACCCTGTAGTAGCTGAGTTCTTGACCTCTAGTACGATAGATGACCTTGAAAGTGCAATAGCCCCATGTATAGAACAGTACACCAAGTCTGTGAATTCTCCTACTAAACTTAAACCGGAAGTTGAAAGTGTTCCCTCTTTAGCGGAAAACATAACTGATCCAAATACTGCGAGCAAAAACCAAAACATTCGAGATGTGCCAAAGTTTGGGTGGGTGGTTCGGACATCAGTTGTGAATCCCTCCGGTTTAAAGGGAATCAAAGCAAAAATAAGTAAACAGCAGGAACGATCGCGCATGCGCATTTCAGAACAATACAAGTCTGTGCTTACTGAACCTATTGTGATAAATGCTAGTCCGCCAGTAATACGAACTCCAGAGCAAAAACCGTTACCCATTATTCGTCAAAAGATTATCTCATCCAGACACCGCTTTCTCAGTGCTGATAACTTGACGGATACCGTTAGCGCTCAGTTTGACCACTTTAAATCGTCTGTGTCTAAAACACAGCCAAAACAGCGTATTTATACACGTCGTGACACAACACCAGCTCAAAAAACGCGCCGTATTCTAAGTTTTGAACGTGTTGACACGGTCGGCAGTTCTCTTCGGCACAACAGTAGTGACGACTCGTTCGAGAGACCCCCGCTTGATAAACTACACAAAGACTGTATTTTCTCCGCTCATAAACACAAAGAGATACTAGACACTGCTGAATCCATCGACAAATTACACGAACCTCTCCTTAGTTACGGGTCTGTCTCGTCATTGGTGGAAACTGATATTGACTCTGGTGaaacatttgaaacattttacttGCATGAAACTGACGTTGATATGTTTGGGTTTCAGCACATACCTTTACAAAGAACGGCAAGCATGAGTGACATGATGACATCAAAGAATCAAGAAGAGCAAAAGACTCGGAAGGGTCGGTTTGCCGACCGAAATATGCCAAAATCCAAAAGTCTTATGACGTTGGAAACAAATATTGATGAAGAAGTGGAGGGAGACGGAAGTCTCAAGCGCGTGCCATCCATACATGAGCTTCGGGTGGCTAAGTCATTACAGAAACTTAACGTCCCGGATTGGTATAAAAAATCAAGCGTCTCGCGGAGTGGCAGCACATATAGTCTTTTCTCTTCTGATCGCCGCGACTCGACGTCAACGCTTGACTCCATAGGGTATGCTATGTCAACGACGTCCTGTCCCTGTCCCTCAATTAGTCCCACTTCCGGTGCAGTCGTGATAAAAACGAGAGTTACACCATCTAGTGCAAATAGGTTTCTTCGAGCACCTAAGCTTCCTGTTACACCCGAGAAATCACCGTTACCCCCAATGAATTTCCGGTTACCTAGTGACAAATTAAGGAACAAAGATAAATCTAAGGAACTCATGCCAATACCGGTCGTGCCTTTCTCACAACTTAGACTAATGTTTGAAACAGGTAAGAAAAAGACATCGCCTGTTAAAAAGACTCCCAGtttaaaaactgaaaaagtTGAAACAGTGTCCCCTCTTCCTTCACCTGATGTACCCGATCACCCCGCATCGTCACCTGTGACGTCATCACCTCCTCCGCCAATACTTAAGGTGACGTCACCGGACCAACTGCCTACCAACGGTACAACAACTAATGGAAGGGAGGAGGAGAGCAGGGTGAAAAATGGTCGCGTGCGAATTAGTGAACCCGAGGTTACAAATATTAAGCCGGTTCCTCCGGAGAAACCGGCCTCTTTATCCAAGAAAGAATCCAGCCAGGAGAAGTCAAGTTCGCCGGCGAAAAAGGGATTTTTCTCGCATTTTAAGAAGCAGAAAAGTTCCTCCACAAAGTCAGCACCAGCGTCACCGCCGGCCGAGCCAGAAAAACTCAAACCGTCCATCAAGCCTCCAGTTCCCGCAAAACCCGTCAAAAGCAGAAAAG ACGAGGTTAACAGTTCATCTGTTG